In Actinomycetota bacterium, the genomic stretch TCTCTGCGTCGTCGGCTCCCCCTCGCACGACCGGCGCCGCGCACACCACGATCACCGCGAGCGCCAGTCCGGCACGCCAGAGATCGACTTCGAAACCGCGCGAGCCGAGAACCCTGCCGTTCGCCGTTTCCCTCGCGACCGCCGCCACGCCGCCCGCTGCCGCGAGCAGTCCAGCGCCGGCGAGCGCGCGCGCGGCGCGCGGCACCGCCAGCGTCGCCACGGCCGCCGCAGGCAGGGACAGCAGTCCAAGCCACAGGGCGAAGGTCACAGCCTCCCTCCTACCAGCACAAGTCCGAACGCCAGCGCCGCGAGCACCGTTGCGGCGCGCGGCGCCCACTCCGCGCCCACAACCGAGGCCCCCTTCCACCCCGCGGCGGCACCGACTGCCGATGCGGCCACCCACGGAATCGCGTCCGTCCACGCCCGCACCTGCGGACCGGCAAACAGCGTCACGATCAGAAGGATCTGTCCGGCAATCGCGACGATCTCCAGTCGACGCGCTGCGCCGGCGTCGGCCCGCCACCCCGGCGCAGCGATCACGATCGTCGCCGCGACAAGCGCAAACCACGCAGCCGCGACCGCGACAACGCTGCCGCGCGCCACAGCCAGCCCGGCTACCGCGTTCGCGCCGCGCACGTCGGCCATCTGCACGGACCCCGCCCGAACCAACCCAACGGCCAACACCCCGATCCACGCGGGAACCAAGCGCATCTGCATCGCCAGCGCCCATACCGCCGGGGGCTCAGTGGACACGGCGACCGGCGCGGCGCGCGCGGCAAGCAGCAGCACAAGCACCACCAAGGCCGACCCGTCCAGCCGTCCGGCGAGCAACAATCCGGCTCCGGCCGCTCCTGCGGCACCGGACGCCAACGCAACGCGTGGGGAGATCACGAGCAAAGGCTAAACGGAACCGGGCCGCGAAACCGTCAGCCGGCGAATTTCTTGCCGGCGGCGTAGCTGCGGACAAGGTGGTTCCAGGAGCACGCGGTGCACACCTCGACGACGTAGCAAATGAACTCGCCGTAGCGGTCTCGCAGCTCCGACAGGTCTTCCTTGCGGCGAACTCGGCCGTTCTCGCGGCCGTGAAGTTCTTTGCCGTAGGTGTAGAAGACCAGCCGGAGGTTCTCGTCGTCGCAGACCGGGCACTGCTCCCTCGCCGGCTCTCCGATGAACTGTGCGGCACGCATCAACTCCGGATGGGCGTCGCAGACGTCCATCCGCGACACGAACCCCCTGCGCAAGTTCCGCAGGAGGGCTCGCCGTGCCATCCGATAGTCGACGTTCATGGGACCGCTAATTCTACGCGGGCTGCCGATCCGGCCAAGGAGCCTCCCCCGAAAGATCCGAATTGACGTGCTCGCCGGTGTGGCGAACTACGCCGGGTTCTGGATCCCGTGCGCGCCAAAGACCCAGTCCTCGGGGTGGGTGAGGCTGTTCGTCGCCCCATCTTCGTTCGGGTCGGTTTGGGGGATGGGATTCTGCGTCTGGTCGTATGGACCCGGGTCTGCGGGGGCATCGCCTTCGTCCACCGCGGCCATCAACTTGCGGAACAGTTCGTGCTCGAACTCGCCGGAAGCCGACGTCCACACGCTGGATCGCGTGTCCGCCTCGCGCGACCCCTGCATCCCCAGGCGTACGACGACCATGTCCAGTCCAGGCATGATGTAGACGCGCTGCTCGAACAGGCCGTCCATCATGTACATGTCCGTCGGAGCACTCGCGATCTGCGGCGTCGAGCGCTCGTCGCGCGCGTAGACAGTCGCCGTCGTGTACGGCACCCCACCGTTTAGCCAGAACAAATACCCGTAGCCCTTGTTCATGGGGCTCTCACTTTGCGCCTCGTCCACAAACTGCTCGGTGATGACCTGCTCACCGTTCCAATTCCCTTCACGCAGCATCAGCTCTCCGAGGCGCGCGAAATCCAACGGCTCCATCCGGAGCCCGTAGAAACCGGCCGTGTTCCCCGCCAAGTCGCGCTCCCAGGTCCACCGGCCGCTGGGGATGCCGATCTTGTCGAACAATTCGGTCTGGGCGAATTCCTGCAGGTCCACCTCGACCGCCTTCTCGACGACTTTGGCCAGCAGGGACACCGAACTCTGGTGGTACTCGTAATGCGTCCCGGGGGCGTAGTCCACATGCAGGGACAACGCATCGGCAACCCGGTCGGGCATCGTGAACGCGTTGTAGTCCCTGAGGAAGTTCCAGTGCAGTCCAGAGGTCATAGTGAGCATGTCGCTCACCTTGATCGCGCCGTGCGCTTCGTCCGCAATGTAGGGAGCCTCGGTCAGGTACTCGCCGACCGTGTCATCCAGGTCGAGCAAACCCATGGTGATCGCGCGCCCGGTCAACATGGCGGTCACGCTCTTGGCCATGGAGAAGCTCTCCCAGCGGCCCTTGTCCGCGTAGGGGCCGTACCGTTCTTGGCCAACCAGACAGCCGTGCCGGATCACCTTGAACCACCACGAGTCCCGGCTGGTGGCGAAATCGATGGCGTCCTGGAGTTTGGCGGAGTCCAGTCCAACCGCCTCAGGAGTTGAAGTTCCCCACGCAGTCCCCGGATCGCTGCACGCGGTGGGCGGGTCCGCTTGGGCAGTCCCCAGGGATGTCAGCGCGATGACCAGCACAAACAGAACGGCTCTCGACTTCATGGCTCACCCTTCACTCGGTGAATCCAGGTTCGACGTCCGTTTTGTCTTTCCTGCCGGCGCGCGCCGAGCGTGTTGACAGAGGTTTCGAGACCCCTAGAATGGGTCGAGTCGATATATCGAACCGATATATCGTGCAGGCATAGACGTGAGGTGGCTCGAGTGCTCGAACTGGCGGTCCTGGGACTCCTGAAGGAGAAGCCCATGTACGGCTATGAGCTGAAGAAGGCGCTCGACGAGCGCCTCGGGCACACCTGGAAGTTCTCTTACGGATCGCTGTACCCGACGCTCAAGCGCCTAGCGAAGCTTGGAGAAGTCGACACCAGCACGCCGGCCGGAGAGTCCTCCCGCAAGAAGACCGTGTATCGAATGACCCCCCAGGGCGAAACGACATTCGAGACGCTCCTGGAGCAGACGATGCCCGCCGCTTCTCAAGATCGGGGTGCCTTCATGCTGCGCCTCGCTTTCTTCCGCTACACCAAGCCCGAGACCCGCCGCCGGCTACTTGAGCGCCGCCGCGGGTACTTGCAGGACCAGCTCGCGAAGATGCTGGAGTCTTTGAAGAACCTGCGGGAACGCATGGACGCCTACTCGCTGGCGCTCATGCAGTACTCCGCAAACGAAACGGAACACGACATCCGGTGGCTCGACACCATGCTCGAAGCCGAACGGAACGCCTAGGAGGGCCAGCATGTCGAAAAAGGTTCGTGTTGGGATCGTCGGAGCCGGGAACTGCGCTTCATCGCTCGTCCAGGGCGTTCAGTTCTACTGCGACGCCGACCCCGCCGAGAGCGTACCGGGTCTCATGCACGTCGATCTTGGCGGCATGCATGTTCGAGACGTTGAGTTCTCCGTCGCCTTCGACGTAGACGCCAACAAGGTCGGTCGCGACCTCTCGGAGGCGTTGGTCACCGAGCCGAACAACACGATCAAGTTCGCCGACATCCCGCCGCTCGGCATCAAAGTGCGTCGTGGTCCAACACTCGACGGCCTCGGTCGCTACTACCGCGAGGTCGTCACCGAGTCGGCCGAGACTCCGGTGGATGTCGCGGCAGCGCTGCGCGAGACCGAGACAGACGTCTTGGTGAGCTACTTGCCCGTGGGCAGCGAGGCCGCCGCGCGCTTCTATGCGCAAGCGGCGCTGGACGCAGGCGTCGGCTTCATCAACTGCATGCCGGTCTTCATCGCATCGACGCCCGAATGGGCCCAGAAGTTCCGCGACGCCGGCGTCCCAATCATCGGCGACGACATCAAGAGCCAGGTCGGCGCAACCATCCTGCACCGCTCGCTCGCCAAGTTGTTCGAGGACCGCGGGGTACGCATCGACCGCACCTACCAGTTGAACGTCGGCGGCAACATGGACTTCATGAACATGCTCGAGCGTGAACGCCTGCAGTCCAAGAAGATCTCCAAGACTCAGGCCGTCACGTCGAACATGACCCACGAGTTGCCGGCCAAGGACATTCACATCGGCCCGAGCGACCACATCCCGTGGCTGTTGGACCGCAAATGGGCGCACATCCGCATCGAAGGCCGTGAGTTCGGCAACGTGCCGATCATGATGGAGATGAAGCTCGAAGTTTGGGACTCGCCGAATTCCGCCGGCATCGTCATCGACGCAGTGCGCATGGCCAAGCTCGGACTCGAGCGCGGTATCGGCGGTCCGCTGATCGGCCCCTCGGCGTACCTGATGAAGTCCCCGCCCGAGCAGTACCCCGACGATGTCGCGCGCCAGTTGGTCGAGCAATTCATCGTCGGTACGCCGGTTTCGACGAACGGCCACACCCGGATCGAAATCCCCGAGTTGGCGCCGTTCGCGAGCGACGGCCACTAACGAAATCGTCGTCGCCGAGTCGGGAAGTTCCGGCTCGGCGACCACGCGCGCGCGCGTCCGCGAGGTCTTCTCCGGGTCGGGATTCCGCCGGTTCTTCGCAGCGCGCGTGATCTCTCAGGCCGGCGACGGTCTGTTCCAACTCGCAGCCGCTGCCGTTCTTCTGTTCGAGAACCCCGGACCCAACCCCGTCACGGCAATGCTGGGTATCAGTGTCGTCACGCTGATACCGTTCAGCGTGGTCGCACCGTTTACCGGCGTGTTCATCGATCGGTGGGAGCGCCGCAAGATCCTCACGCGCGTCCCGTTGCTGCGCGCCGCCGTGGCCGCGCTGCTTCCCTTGGCCGCGCTGGCCGGAACGCACTCATTCCTGTTCTATCTCGTCGTGCTCGTGGTTCTTTCGTCCAATCGCTTCTTCCTCGCGACGATGTCGGCCGTGCTCCCTCAACTGGTGCCTGAAGACGACCTTCTGGTTGCGAACTCGGTGTCCACCACGGGCGGTTCGATCGCGAACGTCGCCGGCCAGGGTGTCGGCGCGGCGACCGCCGCTTTCGTCGGCGGGGAACGTGCCGCGGCACTCGCGGCGCTCGCGTTCATCGTCAGCGCCTACGCAGCGCGCAGGGTGCCCGCCCATCGCGGACTTGAAGTCGTTCGTCATCCTTTGCGCGAGGAGTTGAAGGAAGTCATCGATGAAATGGTGGACGGACTGCGCCAAGTCCGCGGCCACGCCCGTGTCGTCTACGGTCTTTCGGCCGTCGCAGTCACGCAAGTTTTGGTCGGAGTGATGGTCGGCGTGTTGCTCCACTACTTCATCGTTACGCTCGGTCTCAGCGTTGGATCAGCCACACCGATCCTAGGTGTGCTCGCGCTCGGCATCGGCCTGGGCGTCGTCCTAGTTCCCCTGATCGCACGCCATCTCCACTACGACGTGCTACTTCCACTTTCGTTCGGGCTCGCCACCGCAGCCACGGCGGTGTCCGCGCTCTGGCTTTCGCGCCCAGCGATGCTTGTCGGGGCCGGCATCGTTGGAATCGCCTATGCGTTCGCGAAGATTCCTGTTGACACGATCGTTCAAGAGGAGATGGCGGACGCCGTGCGCGGGCGCGCGTTCGCCGTGTACGACATGCTGTTCAACGTGGCGCGCGTCGCCGGCATCGGCATCGCGGCTTGGGGCTACGAAGCCGGAGAGACAACCGCCGGAATCGCCGGGGCCACCGCGGTTGCCGGCGCGGCGGCCACCGTCGGGTACGGTCTGTGGGGAGGGACGAGCGTGTTCCGCAAACGAAAGATGCAGCCGCCGCGATTGCAGGCGGGAGAGATGGTGACCGTTCGGGCCTACGCGGGCGCGCGCGCCGACGAGGAACCGCGCGTAATCGTCGTCGGGGGTCACGAGCTACCCATCGACGAGATCGAGTGGCGCGCGGTCGTCGAAGAGGCGGGGAAGCGTTCGCGTGCGTTCGTCGTCCGGGTCGGCGGCCAGCGCGTCCGACTCACGCTCCACGACGATGCCACGAGCTGGGAAGTCGAGCGGATTCTGCCGTCGGCACCTCCCGACTGATCCTCATCCCAAAGAACTAAGCCCCGGCCCCTCCGAGGACGATTGAGTACGTATGAGTCTGGGGCAGTACATGGGTGGTTTGCGCGGACGCGCAGACGTTTGGCGTGAGAAACTGCGCCGAAACGGAGATCGCGTCGCGTTCGTCTTGTCGGGCGGAGGCGTCCTCGGTGCGGTGCAGGTCGGTCAGTTGGAAGCTTTGATAGCCGCCGGAATCCTGCCGGACGTCATGATCGCCACGAGCGTCGGAGCTCTCAACGCGGCATCTATCGCCGCCGACCCGACCCCACGCGGAACTGCCGAGCTACGCCGGGTCTGGAGTTCGCTTCGTTCTGAAGACCTCTTCCCCGGATCGCGCGCGCGTCACCTGCTGCACATCCTGCGCGCGGGCGATCACCTGTACTCAAACTCCGGAATCCGCC encodes the following:
- a CDS encoding DUF5318 family protein; this encodes MNVDYRMARRALLRNLRRGFVSRMDVCDAHPELMRAAQFIGEPAREQCPVCDDENLRLVFYTYGKELHGRENGRVRRKEDLSELRDRYGEFICYVVEVCTACSWNHLVRSYAAGKKFAG
- a CDS encoding serine hydrolase, with product MKSRAVLFVLVIALTSLGTAQADPPTACSDPGTAWGTSTPEAVGLDSAKLQDAIDFATSRDSWWFKVIRHGCLVGQERYGPYADKGRWESFSMAKSVTAMLTGRAITMGLLDLDDTVGEYLTEAPYIADEAHGAIKVSDMLTMTSGLHWNFLRDYNAFTMPDRVADALSLHVDYAPGTHYEYHQSSVSLLAKVVEKAVEVDLQEFAQTELFDKIGIPSGRWTWERDLAGNTAGFYGLRMEPLDFARLGELMLREGNWNGEQVITEQFVDEAQSESPMNKGYGYLFWLNGGVPYTTATVYARDERSTPQIASAPTDMYMMDGLFEQRVYIMPGLDMVVVRLGMQGSREADTRSSVWTSASGEFEHELFRKLMAAVDEGDAPADPGPYDQTQNPIPQTDPNEDGATNSLTHPEDWVFGAHGIQNPA
- a CDS encoding PadR family transcriptional regulator, yielding MLELAVLGLLKEKPMYGYELKKALDERLGHTWKFSYGSLYPTLKRLAKLGEVDTSTPAGESSRKKTVYRMTPQGETTFETLLEQTMPAASQDRGAFMLRLAFFRYTKPETRRRLLERRRGYLQDQLAKMLESLKNLRERMDAYSLALMQYSANETEHDIRWLDTMLEAERNA
- a CDS encoding inositol-3-phosphate synthase, yielding MSKKVRVGIVGAGNCASSLVQGVQFYCDADPAESVPGLMHVDLGGMHVRDVEFSVAFDVDANKVGRDLSEALVTEPNNTIKFADIPPLGIKVRRGPTLDGLGRYYREVVTESAETPVDVAAALRETETDVLVSYLPVGSEAAARFYAQAALDAGVGFINCMPVFIASTPEWAQKFRDAGVPIIGDDIKSQVGATILHRSLAKLFEDRGVRIDRTYQLNVGGNMDFMNMLERERLQSKKISKTQAVTSNMTHELPAKDIHIGPSDHIPWLLDRKWAHIRIEGREFGNVPIMMEMKLEVWDSPNSAGIVIDAVRMAKLGLERGIGGPLIGPSAYLMKSPPEQYPDDVARQLVEQFIVGTPVSTNGHTRIEIPELAPFASDGH
- a CDS encoding MFS transporter, whose protein sequence is MSRASWSSNSSSVRRFRRTATPGSKSPSWRRSRATATNEIVVAESGSSGSATTRARVREVFSGSGFRRFFAARVISQAGDGLFQLAAAAVLLFENPGPNPVTAMLGISVVTLIPFSVVAPFTGVFIDRWERRKILTRVPLLRAAVAALLPLAALAGTHSFLFYLVVLVVLSSNRFFLATMSAVLPQLVPEDDLLVANSVSTTGGSIANVAGQGVGAATAAFVGGERAAALAALAFIVSAYAARRVPAHRGLEVVRHPLREELKEVIDEMVDGLRQVRGHARVVYGLSAVAVTQVLVGVMVGVLLHYFIVTLGLSVGSATPILGVLALGIGLGVVLVPLIARHLHYDVLLPLSFGLATAATAVSALWLSRPAMLVGAGIVGIAYAFAKIPVDTIVQEEMADAVRGRAFAVYDMLFNVARVAGIGIAAWGYEAGETTAGIAGATAVAGAAATVGYGLWGGTSVFRKRKMQPPRLQAGEMVTVRAYAGARADEEPRVIVVGGHELPIDEIEWRAVVEEAGKRSRAFVVRVGGQRVRLTLHDDATSWEVERILPSAPPD